One stretch of Riemerella columbina DNA includes these proteins:
- a CDS encoding RelA/SpoT family protein: MVYDLEQENKEILARYKDLISNTYRTLNEDQNKLIRKAFDVALDAHRDQRRKTGEPYIYHPIAVAKIVAEEIGLGATSIACALLHDVIEDSDYTYEDIKKLFGEKIANIVNGLTKISVMNNQNISVQSENYRKLLLTLSEDFRVILVKIADRLHNMRTLDSMRPDKQKKIASETVYIYAPLAHRLGLYNIKSELEDLSLKYNNPEIYQEITSKLDLAKEQREHYLEEFKKEVSERLQEEGLSFKIKGRTKAISSIYRKMLKQNVGFEEVYDNYAIRIIYNADAKNEKFVAWKIYSIVTDLYRSNPQRMRDWISAPRSTGYESLHLTMLGPDNKWIEVQIRSERMDEIAEKGVAAHYKYKEGFKRNNDDTNFEQWVTQIREVLENQESMSTSELLDDIKLNLYSKEVFVFTPKGEVMILPKDATALDFAFSVHTGLGMKCLGAKVNGRLVPISYKLKNGDQIEILSSNNQRPKQDWLEFVVTSKAKSKIKNALNVERNERVKEGKEILLRKLKNAKINFSEEEVNNLQKFFNLKNSQYLFLKFQDGSLDIGDLKRYSEKKGLFATLLQKFKKTNKIQTVKEETPAEKLDLIVFGKDEEKLNYSFAKCCTVLPGDKIFGFITISDGIKVHNDNCPNAVNMRANYDYRVLPAQWVNAESFSNRAKIEVEGLDRMGIINDITKIITNAMNIDMKSFSIASNDGIFTGQITLEVRNKIQLEETLKQLQTIEGVTQVKRL; the protein is encoded by the coding sequence ATGGTTTACGATTTAGAACAAGAAAATAAGGAGATCTTAGCCCGATATAAGGATTTGATTTCCAACACTTACAGAACGCTCAACGAAGATCAAAATAAACTGATTCGCAAGGCGTTTGATGTGGCATTGGATGCCCATAGAGACCAACGGAGAAAAACGGGTGAGCCCTACATTTATCACCCTATTGCGGTGGCGAAAATTGTCGCAGAAGAGATTGGTCTGGGTGCCACTTCTATCGCTTGTGCCCTACTCCACGATGTGATTGAGGACAGCGACTATACTTATGAAGACATCAAGAAATTATTTGGTGAGAAGATCGCCAATATCGTTAATGGACTGACCAAAATTTCGGTGATGAATAACCAAAACATCTCCGTACAGTCAGAAAATTACCGTAAGCTATTGCTCACATTATCAGAGGATTTTAGGGTAATTTTGGTTAAAATTGCCGACCGCCTGCACAATATGCGGACTTTGGATAGTATGCGCCCTGATAAACAGAAAAAAATAGCATCAGAAACAGTGTATATCTACGCACCGCTGGCACACCGATTGGGACTTTATAACATCAAATCCGAGTTAGAAGACCTGTCCTTAAAGTACAATAATCCAGAGATTTACCAAGAAATTACCAGTAAGTTAGACCTCGCCAAAGAGCAAAGAGAGCATTATTTAGAGGAGTTTAAAAAGGAAGTTTCTGAGCGGCTACAAGAGGAAGGTCTGAGCTTTAAAATTAAAGGAAGAACCAAGGCCATCAGCTCTATTTATAGAAAAATGCTGAAGCAAAATGTAGGTTTTGAAGAGGTGTATGATAATTACGCCATCAGAATTATCTATAATGCCGATGCTAAAAATGAAAAATTTGTCGCTTGGAAAATCTATTCCATCGTGACCGACCTTTATAGAAGTAATCCACAGCGGATGAGGGATTGGATTTCGGCGCCGCGCTCTACGGGTTATGAGAGCCTCCACCTTACCATGTTAGGTCCTGATAATAAGTGGATTGAGGTGCAAATTCGATCTGAGCGGATGGATGAAATTGCCGAAAAAGGCGTGGCAGCGCATTATAAATATAAAGAAGGTTTTAAGCGAAATAATGATGATACCAACTTTGAACAATGGGTGACTCAAATTCGTGAAGTCTTAGAAAATCAGGAGTCTATGAGCACTTCGGAGCTTTTAGATGATATCAAACTCAACCTTTATTCCAAGGAAGTTTTTGTGTTTACCCCCAAAGGCGAAGTGATGATTTTGCCGAAAGATGCCACCGCGCTGGACTTCGCATTTTCCGTGCATACAGGCTTAGGAATGAAGTGTTTAGGCGCCAAAGTGAACGGCAGATTGGTACCGATTAGCTACAAACTCAAAAATGGAGATCAGATTGAGATTTTATCTTCTAACAACCAGCGCCCAAAGCAAGATTGGTTGGAGTTTGTGGTGACTTCTAAAGCCAAGTCTAAAATTAAAAATGCACTGAATGTGGAACGCAACGAGCGTGTTAAAGAAGGCAAGGAAATCCTACTCCGCAAGCTCAAAAATGCGAAAATCAATTTTAGTGAAGAAGAAGTTAATAACCTTCAAAAGTTCTTTAATCTCAAAAATTCGCAATATTTATTCTTGAAATTTCAAGATGGTAGTTTAGATATTGGCGATTTAAAACGCTATTCGGAGAAGAAAGGGCTCTTCGCTACGCTTCTGCAGAAGTTTAAGAAAACCAACAAAATACAAACGGTAAAAGAAGAGACGCCAGCGGAAAAACTGGATTTAATTGTCTTTGGTAAAGATGAGGAAAAACTTAATTACAGCTTTGCGAAGTGCTGCACGGTGCTCCCTGGCGATAAAATTTTCGGATTTATTACTATTTCTGATGGCATTAAAGTCCATAACGATAACTGCCCAAATGCCGTGAATATGCGTGCCAATTACGATTATCGCGTGCTACCAGCGCAATGGGTAAATGCCGAAAGCTTCAGCAACAGAGCCAAAATAGAAGTGGAAGGCTTGGATAGAATGGGAATAATCAACGACATTACCAAAATCATTACCAATGCGATGAATATTGATATGAAGAGTTTCAGCATAGCCTCTAATGATGGGATTTTCACGGGGCAAATCACCTTAGAAGTGAGAAATAAAATCCAGCTGGAAGAAACGCTAAAACAGCTCCAAACCATAGAGGGCGTAACCCAAGTGAAAAGGCTATAA